The Monodelphis domestica isolate mMonDom1 chromosome 7, mMonDom1.pri, whole genome shotgun sequence genome window below encodes:
- the LOC107649628 gene encoding ubiquinol-cytochrome-c reductase complex assembly factor 4 gives MRVAPGWLTGLFLRGRRTLSLVPWAPRGLPPPVGARGKNGVAEEDELDRPILFSSSKANPRRWTVEHSLGSDRRRPWWKVVPLSFSLMVLISWCFLRKETDLDRWLTESLEGVSPEADVDSKQPGSPAGLGIRT, from the coding sequence ATGCGGGTGGCGCCGGGATGGCTCACTGGTCTCTTTCTCAGGGGTCGCCGGACGCTGAGCCTCGTGCCTTGGGCCCCGCGGGGCTTGCCCCCTCCAGTCGGAGCCCGGGGCAAGAATGGAGTGGCGGAAGAGGACGAGCTAGATAGACCCATCCTCTTTTCCTCCAGCAAGGCGAATCCTCGCCGCTGGACTGTGGAGCACTCCCTGGGCAGCGATCGTCGTCGACCCTGGTGGAAGGTCGTACCCTTGAGCTTCTCTCTTATGGTGCTGATCTCTTGGTGCTTCTTGAGGAAGGAGACGGACCTCGATCGGTGGCTGACTGAGAGCTTGGAAGGGGTGTCGCCAGAAGCAGATGTGGATTCTAAGCAGCCTGGAAGCCCGGCTGGTCTGGGGATTAGGACTTAA